One Dokdonia sp. Dokd-P16 genomic window carries:
- a CDS encoding mechanosensitive ion channel family protein, with the protein MEDYQKWIDLAIEKGSEYGLKILMAVVIWVVGKWVIGKLMKVFKKVLEKNKNMDKTLEKFLSNLVRTILLVLLIIAILGQLGIDTASFAAILAAAGLAVGLALQGSLSNFAGGVLLMLFKPFKVGDLIEAQGEVGVVSEIQIFTTKIATPGNKLVIIPNGVLSNGNIKNYTELGELRVDLTIGVSYDADIKATKEALMRAMHSQEYVLQVPAPSVNMGELADSSVNYEVRPWATPENYWDVYFQTIENCKIELDKAGIEIPYPHAVEIHKEA; encoded by the coding sequence ATGGAAGATTATCAAAAATGGATTGACCTCGCTATCGAAAAAGGATCAGAATACGGACTCAAAATCCTTATGGCAGTAGTCATATGGGTCGTAGGTAAATGGGTTATTGGAAAACTAATGAAGGTTTTCAAGAAAGTGCTCGAGAAAAATAAGAATATGGATAAGACACTTGAGAAGTTTTTATCTAATCTCGTGAGAACTATTTTACTAGTGCTACTTATTATAGCCATTTTAGGACAATTAGGTATAGATACAGCATCTTTTGCTGCTATTCTTGCAGCCGCTGGTCTTGCTGTTGGTCTCGCGCTACAAGGTTCTTTATCTAATTTTGCTGGTGGTGTATTACTTATGCTTTTTAAACCTTTTAAAGTAGGTGATCTTATAGAAGCTCAAGGTGAAGTAGGAGTTGTATCTGAAATTCAAATCTTTACTACCAAGATAGCTACACCAGGAAATAAACTAGTTATTATACCAAATGGTGTTTTATCTAATGGTAATATTAAAAACTACACAGAACTAGGTGAACTACGTGTAGACCTTACCATAGGTGTATCTTACGATGCAGATATTAAGGCGACTAAAGAAGCTCTTATGCGCGCTATGCACTCTCAAGAATATGTACTACAAGTACCTGCTCCATCTGTAAATATGGGTGAGCTTGCAGATAGCTCTGTAAATTATGAAGTACGTCCTTGGGCTACACCAGAAAATTACTGGGATGTATACTTCCAAACTATCGAAAATTGTAAAATTGAACTTGACAAAGCTGGGATTGAAATTCCTTATCCACATGCTGTCGAAATACACAAAGAAGCTTAA
- a CDS encoding ABC transporter permease, which produces MFSKDRWNEILEALNANKFRTLLTAFGVFWGILILVLLLALTNGLKNGVSADFGDFATNSMFMWSQGTSISYKGLPKGRRFSFKLEDVEVLREKYPELKYISPRNQLGGFNGANNVTRNEKTGAFSIYGDYPEFIKQQPQDITSGRYISYSDINEKRKICVIGEDVVKGLYDNGEEVLNTYIKINGVNFLVVGTFKNPKSSGDAEEDANTIFVPFTTFSQAFNRGDNVGWMAITASEDINITDIKEQVFATMREQRSIHPDDKRAIGHFDLSEAYGRVMGLFSILTFVGYFVGSLVLLSGVIGISNIMLIVVKERTKEIGVRRALGATPWEIKSQILQESLVLTIISGMSGIAVAAGFIWVMNTILDQVGKVDNFANPSVNINVIFVALAILIVSGLLAGFIPASRAIQMKPIDALRIE; this is translated from the coding sequence ATGTTTAGCAAAGACCGCTGGAATGAAATATTAGAAGCCCTCAATGCAAATAAGTTTCGCACGTTACTTACCGCATTTGGTGTATTCTGGGGAATCTTAATATTGGTATTGCTTCTTGCTTTAACCAACGGACTTAAGAATGGAGTTTCGGCAGATTTTGGTGACTTTGCGACGAACTCTATGTTTATGTGGTCGCAAGGTACGTCCATATCGTATAAAGGACTACCTAAGGGAAGAAGATTTAGTTTTAAGCTTGAAGATGTTGAGGTGCTTAGAGAGAAGTATCCAGAGCTTAAATATATCTCACCCCGTAATCAACTTGGAGGATTTAATGGTGCAAACAATGTGACGCGCAATGAAAAAACAGGAGCTTTTAGTATCTACGGAGATTATCCAGAATTTATAAAACAGCAGCCTCAAGACATTACTTCCGGACGTTACATCTCATATTCTGATATTAATGAAAAACGTAAGATTTGTGTCATAGGAGAAGATGTAGTGAAGGGGTTGTATGATAATGGAGAAGAAGTCCTCAACACCTATATTAAAATAAATGGTGTAAATTTTCTAGTGGTAGGTACTTTTAAAAACCCAAAAAGTAGCGGAGACGCAGAGGAAGATGCAAATACTATTTTTGTGCCTTTTACCACGTTTTCACAAGCTTTTAATAGAGGTGATAATGTAGGGTGGATGGCAATAACTGCTAGTGAAGACATTAATATCACAGACATTAAGGAGCAAGTATTTGCAACCATGAGAGAGCAGCGCTCTATCCACCCTGATGATAAACGAGCAATAGGTCATTTTGATTTGTCAGAAGCATATGGTCGTGTGATGGGGCTATTTTCTATCCTCACTTTTGTGGGTTATTTCGTAGGGTCATTAGTGCTACTTTCTGGAGTGATAGGAATAAGTAATATTATGCTTATTGTGGTAAAAGAACGCACTAAGGAAATAGGTGTGCGCAGAGCACTAGGTGCGACGCCATGGGAAATTAAATCTCAGATTTTGCAAGAATCTTTAGTGCTTACTATTATCTCGGGAATGTCTGGTATCGCCGTCGCCGCTGGATTTATATGGGTGATGAATACCATTTTAGACCAAGTAGGAAAAGTAGATAATTTTGCAAATCCATCAGTAAATATTAATGTCATTTTTGTTGCACTCGCTATCTTGATTGTATCAGGATTACTAGCTGGATTTATTCCTGCTTCAAGGGCAATACAAATGAAGCCTATAGACGCATTAAGAATAGAATAA
- the tsaB gene encoding tRNA (adenosine(37)-N6)-threonylcarbamoyltransferase complex dimerization subunit type 1 TsaB codes for MTRILCLETATTNCSVALSINGNVVAMQEDNAQKYSHAERLHVFIKEVLDTAGVTKDKLNAIAVSKGPGSYTGLRIGVSATKGLCAALDIPLISVDTLGALSRKLTINDGELIIPMLDARRMEVYSAVFDNNGNRHRETQAQILDETSFTEYLDKGIVHFVGNGVEKFQEICEHPNARFVIGELPSSTQMATMAQSKFEANDLEDVAYFEPYYLKDFIAGKPKAK; via the coding sequence ATGACACGTATATTATGTCTAGAGACAGCCACCACAAATTGTTCGGTGGCTTTGTCTATTAATGGAAACGTAGTGGCAATGCAAGAAGATAATGCTCAAAAGTATTCTCACGCAGAGCGATTACACGTATTTATTAAAGAGGTGCTTGATACAGCAGGTGTTACTAAAGATAAACTTAATGCAATTGCTGTAAGTAAAGGTCCAGGAAGCTATACAGGGCTTCGTATAGGTGTTTCGGCAACAAAGGGACTCTGTGCAGCACTAGATATACCGCTTATCTCTGTAGATACTTTAGGTGCGCTTTCGCGAAAGCTAACTATAAACGATGGCGAACTCATCATCCCAATGCTTGATGCGCGTCGTATGGAGGTGTACAGTGCCGTTTTTGATAATAATGGAAATCGTCACAGAGAAACCCAAGCACAAATACTAGATGAAACATCTTTTACCGAATATTTAGATAAGGGAATCGTTCACTTTGTGGGGAATGGCGTAGAAAAATTTCAAGAAATCTGTGAGCATCCTAATGCTAGGTTTGTGATAGGAGAGCTGCCATCATCAACACAAATGGCAACTATGGCACAGTCAAAATTTGAAGCTAATGATCTTGAAGATGTAGCTTATTTTGAACCGTATTACCTCAAAGATTTTATTGCAGGTAAGCCTAAAGCAAAGTAG
- a CDS encoding ABC transporter permease codes for MFDVERWQEIFETIGKNKLRTFLTGLSVASGIFILVILLGFSTGIQKGVKTQFAQDAESRVNVWTGVTTKEYAGLNPGRRIQMHNSDYENVNTKFGEALEHKTGLYNIWGGQVNYGNESGNYRIEGANYGQQFIENATLSAGRFLTQKDEDEGIKVAIIGQKVKNDLFKTADPIGETIKISGINFLVAGVFTDPGGEREESRIFIPLSTAQRVFNAGDNLRSMAFTVKMSENFDEAVALSAAVSQGIEDEIKSRYQISPDDRSAVRVNYNLEEAQKIYSLIDTIRMVFWFVGIGTIIAGVVGVSNIMLIIVKERTKEIGVRKALGALPSSIIGMILQESIFITAIAGFLGLFLGVGLLELIGPQIDSDFIKFPQVDFTTAISTVIILIVAGALAGYIPARRAANIRPIEALRDE; via the coding sequence ATGTTTGATGTAGAACGCTGGCAAGAGATTTTTGAGACCATAGGAAAAAACAAACTTCGTACATTTCTTACTGGTCTATCTGTAGCATCAGGGATTTTTATCCTAGTGATTTTATTAGGTTTTAGTACGGGTATTCAAAAAGGAGTAAAAACTCAATTTGCTCAAGACGCCGAAAGCCGTGTAAATGTATGGACCGGTGTTACCACAAAGGAATATGCAGGTCTTAATCCTGGTAGGCGTATCCAAATGCATAATAGTGATTATGAAAATGTCAATACAAAGTTTGGTGAGGCCTTAGAGCATAAAACTGGATTATATAATATCTGGGGTGGCCAGGTAAACTATGGGAACGAGTCTGGTAATTATCGTATAGAAGGAGCAAACTATGGACAGCAATTTATAGAAAACGCAACACTCTCTGCAGGTAGATTTCTTACTCAAAAAGACGAAGACGAAGGCATCAAAGTTGCGATTATAGGTCAGAAGGTAAAAAATGACCTCTTTAAAACAGCAGACCCTATAGGAGAAACCATAAAAATAAGTGGGATTAATTTTCTAGTAGCTGGAGTCTTTACTGATCCAGGAGGTGAACGCGAGGAATCTAGAATTTTTATTCCGCTTAGTACTGCACAAAGAGTATTTAATGCGGGAGACAACTTGCGCTCTATGGCATTTACCGTAAAAATGTCTGAAAATTTTGATGAGGCCGTAGCACTATCTGCAGCAGTGAGTCAGGGTATTGAAGATGAGATTAAGTCACGCTACCAGATATCACCAGATGATAGGAGCGCGGTGCGTGTAAATTATAATCTTGAAGAAGCACAAAAAATATATAGCCTTATAGACACCATACGTATGGTATTTTGGTTTGTAGGCATAGGAACTATTATCGCTGGGGTAGTAGGAGTAAGCAACATCATGCTTATTATTGTTAAAGAGCGCACCAAGGAAATTGGAGTGAGAAAGGCACTAGGGGCATTACCTAGTTCTATCATTGGGATGATACTACAAGAATCTATTTTTATTACCGCAATCGCTGGATTTTTAGGTTTGTTTCTAGGCGTAGGTTTATTGGAGCTCATAGGACCACAAATAGATAGTGACTTTATTAAGTTTCCTCAAGTAGATTTTACAACAGCAATTTCGACAGTGATTATATTAATAGTTGCAGGAGCACTAGCAGGTTATATTCCAGCTAGAAGAGCAGCAAATATTAGACCTATAGAGGCACTAAGAGACGAATAA
- a CDS encoding TolC family protein has protein sequence MKKAILFCMTALLALTTYSQEKKWTLQECVQYAIDNNINIQQTELDLETAAIDRSDAIGAFLPTLNGTASNSWQTGLTQNVLTGVLETQQTRNSSFGISSGVRLINGFRNHKVLDRAELSKIAADYNIAKLKDDVALNVAVSYLQVLLARESAKVIITQNAVTKEQIQRTQELVDGGVLPRGDLLEIRATDASERQRIVAAENSVTIGLVNLAQLLNIKDIANFDIAEGEYEVRGEGILDTQADVLIETAKETRYDLKIAAQNEAIAKKDLEISKTGFYPTLDAFFNYNTRESSRSSGFNTSIDPDTPFIDSGNPIGVVGNTGDIVTSLSPNITGVDEVGPLPFIEQLYLNDGISYGLSLRVPVFNGFSVKNQVKRSEVNVMRSEFQKELAEQNLRTAVYQAYTDAKAARESYEAAKIAVESQELAYAYAKDRYDVGLTNAFDFSQSKLRYDNAQIEIARSKYDYIFRIKVLELYFGVPVTELKF, from the coding sequence ATGAAAAAAGCCATCTTATTTTGTATGACAGCGTTACTCGCTCTCACGACGTATAGTCAAGAGAAGAAGTGGACCCTGCAAGAATGCGTGCAATATGCGATAGATAATAATATTAACATCCAGCAAACGGAGTTAGATCTAGAGACTGCAGCCATAGACCGCTCTGATGCCATAGGAGCATTTTTACCTACCTTAAACGGTACGGCATCAAATTCTTGGCAAACGGGTCTTACACAAAACGTGCTTACTGGAGTTTTAGAAACGCAACAAACACGTAACTCATCTTTTGGGATAAGTTCTGGAGTGCGATTAATCAACGGTTTTAGAAACCATAAAGTACTAGACAGAGCAGAACTTTCTAAAATCGCAGCAGATTATAATATTGCTAAGCTTAAAGATGATGTCGCTCTTAATGTGGCAGTGTCATATCTTCAAGTATTACTTGCAAGAGAAAGTGCAAAAGTAATTATCACTCAAAACGCAGTGACTAAGGAGCAAATACAACGCACACAAGAACTAGTGGATGGAGGTGTATTGCCTAGAGGTGATTTACTAGAAATACGCGCAACAGATGCTAGTGAAAGACAACGTATAGTAGCTGCCGAAAATAGTGTTACTATAGGTCTTGTGAACTTAGCTCAACTATTGAATATAAAAGATATTGCAAACTTTGATATTGCCGAAGGGGAATATGAGGTGCGAGGAGAAGGAATATTAGACACACAAGCAGATGTGTTGATAGAGACGGCAAAGGAAACCCGTTATGATCTTAAGATCGCTGCTCAAAATGAAGCAATAGCCAAAAAGGATTTAGAAATAAGTAAAACGGGATTTTATCCTACACTAGATGCATTCTTTAATTATAATACTAGAGAGTCAAGTAGATCAAGCGGTTTTAATACATCTATAGATCCTGATACTCCTTTTATTGATTCTGGAAATCCTATTGGAGTTGTTGGTAACACCGGTGATATTGTAACCAGCTTATCTCCTAATATTACTGGAGTTGATGAAGTAGGGCCATTACCATTTATAGAGCAACTATATCTTAATGATGGTATCTCTTATGGATTATCTTTGAGGGTTCCTGTGTTTAATGGATTCAGTGTAAAAAATCAAGTAAAACGTAGTGAGGTAAATGTGATGCGCTCAGAGTTTCAAAAAGAGCTAGCAGAGCAAAACCTAAGAACTGCTGTTTATCAAGCATACACAGATGCAAAAGCCGCAAGAGAAAGTTATGAAGCAGCCAAAATAGCTGTAGAGTCGCAAGAGCTAGCATATGCATATGCAAAAGATCGTTATGATGTAGGGCTTACAAACGCCTTTGATTTTAGCCAAAGTAAATTACGTTACGATAACGCACAGATTGAGATTGCGCGTTCTAAATATGATTATATTTTCCGTATAAAGGTATTAGAGCTCTATTTTGGAGTTCCAGTTACCGAACTAAAATTCTAA
- a CDS encoding mechanosensitive ion channel family protein: protein MSNPLDQVSEYQEHIDQAIKWIWDFIPGFLSAMVLLFIGLWVIRIIKRLVAKFFKKKDYEPTLEKFIADLINWTLKIVLFVLVITQVGVQTTSLVAIIGAAGLAIGLALQGSLANFAGGVLILLLRPFKVGDFIKAQGQEGTVKEISIFQTKLNTFGNQLAIIPNGKLSNETIVNFTEEGIRKEAITFGIDYGDDVKLAKNILLTLVNEQEQVIQEEGKAPMIVLAELGDSSVNLSLRYWAKNEDFWNLRWLVLEEGKERLEAAGITIPFPQRDVHVHNAE from the coding sequence ATGAGTAATCCTTTGGATCAAGTAAGCGAATACCAAGAACATATAGATCAGGCCATCAAATGGATATGGGATTTCATCCCAGGCTTTTTGAGCGCTATGGTTTTGCTATTTATTGGTTTATGGGTCATCCGTATTATTAAGCGATTGGTAGCTAAATTTTTCAAAAAAAAGGATTACGAGCCTACGCTTGAAAAATTTATTGCAGACCTTATAAACTGGACTTTAAAGATCGTACTTTTTGTACTTGTGATTACACAAGTAGGTGTGCAAACTACTTCACTGGTAGCTATCATAGGAGCAGCGGGACTTGCAATAGGACTGGCATTACAAGGATCTCTCGCAAACTTCGCTGGAGGAGTTCTTATCTTATTACTAAGACCTTTTAAAGTAGGTGATTTTATAAAAGCACAAGGACAAGAAGGAACCGTAAAAGAAATTTCAATCTTCCAGACCAAGCTTAATACTTTTGGAAATCAACTAGCTATTATTCCAAATGGAAAGTTGTCTAATGAAACCATTGTAAACTTTACCGAAGAAGGAATCCGTAAAGAAGCAATCACTTTTGGAATTGATTATGGTGATGATGTTAAACTAGCTAAAAACATTTTACTTACACTAGTCAACGAACAAGAACAAGTAATCCAAGAAGAAGGAAAAGCACCTATGATCGTTCTTGCAGAGCTAGGAGATAGCAGTGTAAATCTATCGCTAAGATATTGGGCAAAAAACGAAGACTTCTGGAACTTACGCTGGTTAGTTCTTGAGGAAGGAAAAGAACGCCTAGAGGCTGCAGGAATCACGATACCATTTCCTCAACGTGATGTACATGTTCACAATGCTGAATAA
- a CDS encoding efflux RND transporter periplasmic adaptor subunit, with protein MKRTGTIITLIVIVILFAVGIWYIYTKDKQDPIVYTTEQASSRTIVKKTVATGSIVPKEEVLIKPNVSGIIKEIYVEAGDNIKAGDLIAQIEVVPNASSLTNAKNNIAGARTGVETAKLALANQKSIYDRQKALFDKGVISANDFDGIQNAYNQAQQRVKQEQVNLTSASQNYDIIKTGTTSGLGNAATTQIRSTITGMILDVPVKTGNQVIEANNFNDGTTVATLADVDKMIFEGKVDESEVGKIKEDLPLEITVGAIENMTFNATLDYIAPKGVAENGAIQFEIKGTLDRTNSDTFIRAGLSANASIILEKATDVLSIKEALVQYDPKTKKPFVEVATGDQEFERRDIEVGVSDGIFVEVKSGITAEDNIKVWNQLKIPTGFGGGRG; from the coding sequence ATGAAACGCACAGGAACCATTATTACACTCATTGTAATCGTCATATTATTTGCAGTAGGCATCTGGTACATCTACACAAAAGATAAGCAAGACCCTATTGTTTACACTACAGAGCAAGCTTCTAGCCGCACCATTGTTAAGAAAACGGTGGCTACTGGAAGTATTGTTCCTAAGGAGGAAGTGCTTATTAAGCCTAACGTGTCTGGTATTATTAAAGAGATTTATGTAGAGGCTGGAGATAATATCAAAGCAGGAGATCTTATCGCTCAAATTGAGGTGGTGCCTAATGCATCATCACTTACAAATGCAAAGAATAATATTGCAGGAGCTCGCACGGGAGTTGAGACTGCAAAGCTTGCGCTAGCAAATCAAAAAAGTATTTACGACCGTCAGAAGGCGCTCTTTGATAAAGGAGTAATTTCTGCAAATGATTTTGATGGTATTCAGAATGCATATAACCAAGCGCAACAGCGTGTAAAGCAGGAGCAAGTAAATCTTACGAGTGCTTCTCAAAATTACGATATTATTAAAACGGGAACTACTAGTGGTCTTGGTAATGCTGCCACTACTCAAATTAGATCTACCATTACTGGGATGATTCTTGACGTTCCAGTAAAAACGGGAAACCAAGTAATTGAAGCAAACAACTTTAATGATGGAACTACGGTTGCAACACTAGCAGATGTAGATAAAATGATTTTTGAAGGAAAAGTGGACGAGAGTGAGGTAGGTAAAATAAAAGAAGATTTACCATTAGAAATCACCGTAGGAGCAATAGAAAATATGACTTTTAATGCGACTCTTGATTATATAGCACCTAAGGGCGTAGCCGAAAATGGAGCGATTCAGTTTGAAATTAAAGGAACACTAGATCGCACAAATTCTGATACATTTATTAGAGCTGGATTAAGTGCAAATGCTAGTATTATTCTTGAGAAAGCGACAGATGTTCTATCAATAAAAGAGGCACTTGTACAATATGATCCTAAGACTAAGAAGCCATTTGTGGAGGTTGCCACAGGCGATCAAGAGTTTGAACGTCGTGATATAGAAGTGGGTGTGAGTGATGGTATTTTTGTAGAAGTAAAGAGCGGAATCACAGCAGAAGATAATATCAAGGTGTGGAACCAGCTTAAAATCCCTACTGGATTTGGAGGAGGTAGAGGCTAG
- a CDS encoding efflux RND transporter periplasmic adaptor subunit: MSKKTLFILLGIVAIVVIALIAGKKSGAFGKSGNFKAVEVQKLERATIIETVAATGKIQPEIEVKLSSEVSGEIIDLPIKEGQDVKKGDLLVKINPDLVQAAVSQSRAALQNSRAGLSQAEASLNQAKLTFNRNKPLFDKGVISKADFERAQSDLDIAQANRQSAFYNVQSVAAQVKQATDNLGRTSIFAPRDGTISMLNVELGERVVGTAQMAGTEIVRVANLNNMEVEVDVNENDIVKIAIGDSTIVEVDAYLKTKFAGVVTEIANSAQATLTADQVTNFKVKVRILEESYKHLLEGKKDTYSPFRPGMTATVDIITKKRNDILAAPISAIVVKTDTSATRSTMPKSTTTAGAAEEKFECVFVKSGGEAKLKVVTTGIQDDSKIEILTGLEEGDEIIIGPYSLVTKTLKTGDKVEVKGEEKNESEE, encoded by the coding sequence ATGAGTAAAAAAACACTTTTCATTTTACTAGGTATTGTTGCTATTGTAGTTATAGCATTAATCGCAGGTAAAAAATCTGGAGCTTTCGGTAAGTCTGGTAATTTCAAGGCTGTAGAGGTGCAGAAGCTAGAGCGAGCAACTATCATTGAGACTGTGGCCGCTACGGGTAAAATACAGCCAGAGATAGAAGTAAAACTATCATCAGAAGTATCTGGAGAAATCATAGATCTTCCTATTAAAGAAGGTCAAGATGTAAAGAAAGGAGACCTACTTGTAAAAATCAATCCTGACTTAGTGCAAGCAGCAGTAAGCCAGAGTCGCGCAGCGTTACAAAATAGCCGTGCAGGATTATCACAAGCAGAAGCTAGCCTTAATCAAGCCAAGCTTACTTTTAATCGTAATAAGCCACTTTTTGATAAAGGAGTAATCTCAAAAGCAGATTTTGAAAGAGCACAGTCTGATCTCGATATCGCGCAAGCAAATCGTCAGAGTGCGTTCTATAACGTACAGAGTGTAGCTGCACAAGTAAAGCAAGCTACAGATAATCTAGGGCGTACTTCTATTTTTGCACCACGTGATGGTACAATTTCTATGCTTAATGTAGAGCTGGGAGAACGTGTAGTAGGTACTGCTCAAATGGCAGGAACAGAAATTGTACGTGTAGCAAACCTTAATAATATGGAGGTTGAGGTAGATGTAAATGAAAATGATATTGTAAAAATTGCAATAGGAGATTCAACGATCGTAGAGGTAGATGCATACCTAAAAACAAAATTTGCTGGTGTGGTTACAGAAATTGCAAACTCGGCTCAAGCAACACTCACTGCAGATCAGGTTACAAATTTTAAAGTAAAAGTGCGTATTCTAGAAGAATCATATAAGCACTTGCTAGAAGGTAAAAAGGATACATATTCGCCTTTCAGACCTGGTATGACGGCTACTGTAGATATCATTACTAAGAAGCGTAACGATATTCTTGCAGCACCTATAAGTGCTATTGTAGTAAAAACAGATACTAGTGCTACAAGAAGCACTATGCCAAAGTCTACAACAACTGCAGGAGCGGCAGAGGAGAAATTTGAATGTGTATTTGTGAAGAGTGGTGGTGAAGCAAAGTTGAAGGTGGTAACCACAGGAATACAAGATGACTCTAAAATTGAAATCTTAACAGGTCTAGAAGAAGGAGATGAGATCATAATAGGCCCTTACAGTCTTGTAACTAAAACACTCAAAACAGGAGATAAAGTTGAGGTAAAGGGAGAAGAAAAAAACGAATCTGAAGAGTAA
- a CDS encoding thioredoxin domain-containing protein — translation MEHPYTNDLIQETSPYLLQHAHNPVDWKPWNEQTLAQAKKENKLLLISIGYSSCHWCHVMEHESFENTEVAQLMNAHFINIKVDREERPDVDNVYMNAVQLMTGRGGWPLNAIALPDGRPVWGGTYFPKEEWTSALEQIAKLYQTAPEKLIEYAEKLEQGMQEMDAIIPNNSSPDFKLETLQNAISQWSRQWDTRQGGLNRAPKFMMPNNYLFLLRYAHQNQDQEILEYVNTTLEQIAFGGVNDHVGGGFARYSVDTKWHVPHFEKMLYDNAQLVSLYALAYTKTKNLLYRETVYQTLAFIAREMTTEDGAFYSAIDADSLTTDGILEEGAYYVWTKKELQILIGDDFDLFKEYYNINSYGKWEKDNYVLIRQDTDQDFCKEFGISEQEIISKKNKWHEDLLRFRESNKEKPRLDDKILTSWNGLMIKGYVDAYRAFNDEVFLAAALKNANFISTNLMREDGGLNRTFKNEKSTINGYLEDYAAIVDAFIALYEVTADNQWLNKAKQLTDYTFQHFQNPENDLFFFTSNQDPSLASRNTEFYDNVIPSSNSIMAKNIFMLSHYYSDNIYRDAAKAMLHNIQPSIEQSPTSFSNWMDGMLNYTMPFYELVIVGKDAEVLRQEFDSYYIPNKLIATSTIKSDHDIFKGRYDNDKTFIYVCVNNTCQLPVETVKAALKLMEV, via the coding sequence ATGGAACATCCTTACACTAATGATCTTATACAGGAGACTAGCCCTTATTTATTACAACATGCTCATAACCCTGTAGACTGGAAACCATGGAATGAGCAAACACTCGCTCAGGCTAAAAAGGAAAACAAACTCTTATTGATAAGCATAGGTTACTCATCATGTCACTGGTGTCATGTTATGGAGCACGAGAGCTTTGAAAACACAGAGGTCGCGCAACTTATGAATGCGCATTTTATAAATATAAAAGTAGATCGTGAGGAGCGTCCAGATGTAGATAATGTATACATGAATGCTGTCCAACTTATGACAGGTCGAGGTGGCTGGCCTCTTAATGCCATTGCATTACCAGATGGAAGACCAGTATGGGGAGGCACCTATTTCCCTAAAGAGGAATGGACAAGCGCACTAGAGCAAATTGCAAAACTCTATCAAACAGCTCCAGAAAAACTCATAGAATATGCAGAAAAACTTGAACAAGGCATGCAAGAGATGGATGCAATTATCCCAAATAATAGCAGTCCAGATTTTAAGTTAGAAACGCTCCAAAATGCGATAAGCCAGTGGTCACGACAGTGGGACACTAGACAAGGTGGCCTTAACCGAGCACCTAAGTTTATGATGCCTAATAACTACCTCTTTTTACTTAGGTATGCACACCAAAATCAAGATCAAGAGATTTTAGAATATGTAAATACTACGCTAGAACAAATTGCCTTTGGTGGAGTTAACGACCACGTAGGTGGTGGTTTTGCGCGTTATAGTGTAGACACAAAGTGGCACGTGCCACACTTTGAGAAAATGCTTTATGACAATGCACAGTTGGTAAGCCTATACGCACTAGCCTACACAAAGACTAAAAATCTTTTATATAGGGAAACAGTCTATCAAACCTTAGCATTTATAGCACGCGAGATGACGACAGAAGATGGAGCCTTCTATAGCGCTATAGACGCAGATAGCTTAACTACAGATGGAATTCTAGAAGAAGGAGCTTACTACGTATGGACTAAAAAAGAGCTACAAATTTTGATAGGTGATGATTTTGATCTTTTTAAGGAATACTACAACATCAACTCCTATGGAAAATGGGAGAAAGACAACTATGTACTTATTAGACAAGATACAGATCAAGATTTTTGTAAAGAGTTTGGTATTTCGGAGCAGGAAATTATTTCAAAGAAAAATAAATGGCATGAGGATTTATTACGCTTTCGCGAAAGCAATAAAGAAAAACCTCGCCTAGATGACAAAATACTAACCTCTTGGAATGGATTAATGATTAAAGGGTATGTAGATGCCTACCGCGCTTTTAACGATGAGGTATTTCTTGCTGCTGCATTAAAAAATGCCAACTTCATAAGTACCAATCTTATGAGAGAAGATGGCGGTCTCAATCGTACATTTAAAAATGAAAAAAGTACTATAAATGGATATCTAGAGGATTATGCTGCCATAGTAGATGCCTTTATAGCACTCTATGAAGTCACAGCAGATAATCAATGGCTTAATAAGGCTAAACAACTTACAGATTACACCTTTCAACATTTTCAAAATCCAGAAAATGATTTATTCTTTTTTACATCAAACCAAGATCCTAGTCTCGCAAGTCGTAACACGGAGTTTTATGATAACGTAATACCATCTTCAAATTCGATAATGGCAAAGAACATATTTATGTTATCTCATTACTATAGCGATAATATTTATAGAGATGCGGCGAAAGCAATGCTACATAACATTCAGCCATCTATTGAGCAAAGCCCTACTAGTTTTTCAAACTGGATGGATGGAATGCTTAATTATACAATGCCTTTTTATGAGCTTGTCATCGTGGGAAAAGATGCAGAAGTCCTAAGACAAGAATTCGACAGCTATTACATTCCTAATAAATTAATTGCAACTAGCACTATCAAAAGTGATCACGACATCTTTAAGGGGCGTTACGATAATGACAAAACATTTATCTATGTATGTGTGAATAATACGTGCCAGCTACCCGTAGAAACTGTGAAAGCGGCGTTAAAACTCATGGAAGTTTAA